ACCGACCTGGCCGCCTGGCACGGCGACCCCGACCGCGAAGCCGCGCTGGACGCCTTCGCCGATACCGTGAACGCCTACACGGGCGGCCAGCGGATGGAGTTCACCTCCAAGGGACTGTTCGCCGCAATCAACGACCTGGTCACCGACGGTCGCCCCGGCTTGGTCAACCATCCGGTCGACCACTGACACCCGTCAGGACGACCCGCCGTCCGGCACGGGCAAGCGGCGGACCCGCCGCCACCTGACCGCGGCCACCGACACCCCCGTCCCCAGCGGCCGCCTCACCGCCGTCACCCGAGGCATCGGCGATCGCGGTCGCGGTCGCGTACCAGTTGCGCACCCGACCACGGCCGACGGTGTCGGCGCCGGTGACGACAATGAAGACCACGACATGGGCCCATCCAGACGACACATCGCCGGGCTGCTGCACGACGGCCTCGGTTGGGACGCCATCGGCGGCAGGTACGGCCTCACCGCCGCCGCCGCACGAGCCCGGTGGCGCGACGCCGTCACGCCACACCTGCGCGAGCTCGCCGCAGCCGATGATGGCCCCGACCACGACCGGGCGTCCTGCGGCAACGGTGCCGGCTGCCGGCACGAGCTGTGCCGAGCCCGCTACGCCACCTGGACGCGGCGATGGCGGGCCGAACAGGCCGGCCGGGCCCCCGACCTGCCAACCGATGACGCCGCCATGCTGGACCGCACCGCCAAGGAGCTGCACACCGGGCTCGTCGACTGGGACGATCTTGGCGACCGGTACGACCGCACCGGCGGATGGGTGCGCCGCCGGCTCGAACGGCTCCTGTTCGACCGGTTCGTCGCGCTCGAGGAGGCCGACGACCCGACGGGACGGCACGGCACCAACGCCGGCTACCGGGCGGGGTGCCGGTCCTTGGGGTGCACCAGGGCCCACACCGACAACCGGCTCGCCAACGAGAACATCCGCATCGCTGGCCGCGGCCGACGGCTGACCGCACGGCCCGTCGCCGACCACATCGCACGGCTAAGGGCCAGCGGCGTGTCGCTCAGGGCCATCGCCGCCGCATCGGGCCACCACCCGGGACACCTGTCGCGCATCGCCAGCGGCGGCCAGGCACGGGTGTCACCCGAACTCGCCGACGCCGTCCTCGCCGTCACCCCCGACGCCTCCCCGTTCGTCCCCGCCGACCGGACCCACGCCGTCATCGACATGCTGCTCGAGGCCGGCTGGACACGGGCCGGCCTCGGCCGGGCCCTCGGCACCGCCCGGCCCGACGCGACCACCCTCGGCATCGGCAAGCACCGCCGGGTCAGACGCGACCGCCACGACCGCCTCGTTGCGCTCCTGGATCGGCCATGGCCGGGGTCGGACGCCATCCCACGACCCGCCGGCCCCCACGACCGGCTCGTCGGCTCCGGACCGACCAAGGAACTCGTGCGGCTCCTCTTCGCCCACGGATGGACCGAACAGCAGATCGCACGGGCCGCAGGCCTCCCCCAGGGGTCGGTGCGGCTCATGGGAACCGCGACCAGCCAAGCGGTCCACCGCAGCCTCGTTGCGCTCATCGACCGGACCCGGAGCCGCACGGCCGCCTGAACGGCCCCGGGGTGGCGTGCGGAATGGCAGTGGCGACAACAGCACACCGTCGGCCACGGCTACCCCATTCATGTCTCTGGGCTAAGGGGAGCCTGCCGTACCGCACCCCCGCGGGCGCGAACGGTCAACGCCACCCGGACGCATGACGGGACGAAGGCACCCGCCGCATCGGCCGACAACGCACCAGAAGCCCCCGACCCGTCAGGGATCGGGGGCTTCCGGTCCTGTCCGGGTCAGCCGGTCCGGTCCAGCAGACCGTTGTCGCGGATGACGTCCTGCACGGCTTCGTCGACCGCCATCCACATGGCGTCCATGACCACCTCGCCGGTCAGCCCGCGCGACCAGAACCAGTTGGTGCGGACCTGCGCCCACACCTCGTCGGTGAACGCCACGTCGGCAGGCAGTTCGCCGTTGTCGTCGGCGAGGTGCTCGAAGTGCTGCTCCCACTTCTCGGCGGCGTCCTCGCGGCTCATCACGGTGCCCTCGGCCCAGGTGGCGGCCTTGAACGCGGCGAACACGTCGTGGGCGTAGCGACCGTCCTCTGCGGTGCACAGGACGGTCGTGATGGCGGTGGCGGTGGTGTGGTCGAGCGTGACGATGCCGTGCAGGACGGTGTCCTTGGCGGCCTCGGCGATCCGGCGGGCCGCCTCGTCGTCACGGGTCGCCCGGACCGCATCGAGGCAGGCGTTGTAGCCGGTGCCGGTGAGCGCGTTGAGGGCACGGGCGAGGTGCTTCTCGGCCTTGGCGGTGGCGAACAACACCGGGTCGGGTCCGAGGGGCACCGTCGGGATGGGACGCAGCGAGTCCGGCGACGACGACCAGTCCGCCGTCCGGGTCGCGGCGGCGGGCAGCTCGATGAACGTGCCGTCCTCGGCGTCGGAGGGGAAGAAGTCCGCGAGTGATGTTGCGGGGCCGGAGCAGGCCTGCGCGAAGTCCTCGCCGACGCCGTCCCACTCGTCGGCGTCGACCAGGTCGGTCCAGCCGTCGGGGCCGGCGACGGGCCGTCCATGGCCGTCCTCGATGCCGCCGAAGCGGTCGATGTGCAGGTTACGGCCGTCGGGGAAGACGACGACGCCGACGGTCATCACCGGGCCGTCGTCGTTGTCGCCGGACTCATCAGCGAGGTGGACGGCGGTGGCGGTGGGGAAGAAGGCACGGACAGCGGTGGCGATGTCAGCGACCAGGGCGGCGCGGAGGTTGTCGAGCGCGGTTCGGGTGTTCATGGCGTGTGCTCCTCGTGTGTGTCGACACCCGGCATGCCGACACGGTTGGAGGGGCGCCACGCGGCGCTGCGTTCGTGTCGAGATGTGCCTTGCAGGTGTCAGCCCTGGGGGTTCGCGGCCCGACTCCCGTCCTGCCGGGTGGGGGAGTGGTTGTGGTGCCGCCGGCCTCCTGACAGGCCATCTGCTAATAACCGTAGCACATGGGCATCGTTGGTTCAAGGCCCCGTGCGCCGGTCGGACTGCGGACGGCCGACCATCACCGCCCCACCCGTCGGAGATGCCTCGCCCGGAATGACCGGCCCATGACCACCCGCTCGGCCCACACCCGCACCGACCCCGCGACCGGCCGTCGCATCCCGGTCCGCGCCCACCGGGTACGAACCGGACCGCCCGCACCACCCGCACCCCTCACCCCGGAAGCAGCCGACCGGGCCTTCGGTCCGGCCGCCACCACCGACCCACTCGACGACGCCCGGACCACCGCCGTCGCCGCCGCGTTCGCCGACCCCGACGTGCGACTGTGGCCCGCCACCGCACCCGTGCACGACCAATGGGTCGTCCGCGCCGACGGCGCAACCGTGGTGGTGTCCACCCACCGCGACAACCCCGACGGCGACGGCCTCATCGAACACGTCGCCGTCGGCACCATCGTCCCCGCCGGCACGAGATGGGGCTACCCGGCCGACGAGGCCGACATGTGGATCATGTGGGACCACCAGACCAACCACGTGCCCCTCGGCCGCCCCGACGACGTGGGTGCGGTGCGGACCATCGCCCTGCGCGACGGCGAAGCCACCCCGTTCACCACCGTCTCCGACGTCCTCACGGCCGTCACCACCGAAGCCGCCGCCGGCCACCAGTAGCCACCACCCGCACCCGTCCAAGGAGCATCCACGCGGCCGGCCACCTCATCGGCGCGGCGTTCCTCGTCTTCGCCTTCCGGACCGCAACGACCAGCCGTCTCCGTGGCGGGGGAACGGCCATGGTCGGGCACCGTGACCGAGGAGGTGTCGCGCCGCTCCACCCAGACGGGACGGCGGACACGCGTTCACGCGCCACGGGTCGCCTCCTACTCCCATCCCGACAAGTCGCCGACGCCACCCTGGAACCAACGACGTTCGGCACCCGCCGGTTCGCCGTCGGCGACACCGTCGAACTGGCCCACGACCCGGCAACGGGGGCCGTGCGGCACCACCACCTCCAAGGACATCATCGTGCTGACCGCCGTCGGCGTCGGCCATCATCGCCGAGTTGCTGTCCGACCCGTCGACGTTGCGACCCGGGTGGACCCTGCGACGACCGTCACCGGACACGCCCCTCCGTCACGGGAACAACAGCCACATGGGCAAACGGTGGAACGACGTCACGGTCAACGCCCCCGGTGTCGCCGAGCTCGGTGACACCGGCATCGTCCTTGACATCGACCGGCCCACAACCGGCCGCATGGGGTTCGTGTTCGCCGACGTCCACACACCAGACGGCACCACACGCAGGCTCATCGAGCCCCGCTACGCCCTGACCCACGACACCGTCCGGTACCAAATCACCCGCATCGACGGCGACGACGTCACCATCGCATGGCGGACCGTCCCCCACCGGTTCGCCCCCCGCATCCAAGGATTCCTGCGCCGCATCCGACCCCGGCCGTCCGTACCGGCTCCCGGGGCGGCCACCGTCCCACCATCGGTCTAGCGTCCCCTTCACAACGGCACCGGCCGACCGGTCCACGCCGACACGACCTCCCAGGAGCACCACCCGTGAACAAGAGCGAACTCGTCGACCGGATCGCCTCCGGCACCGACATGTCCAAGGCCGACGCCTCCGCCGCACTGGACGCCACCATCGACGCGATCGTCGAGGCGGTCGCCGCCGGCGACGCCGTCAAGATCCCCGGCTTCGGCAACTTCGACGTCCGCGAGAACGCCGCCCGCAAGGGCCGCAACCCCGCCACCGGCGAGGAGATGGACATCGCCGCCTCCAAGACGCCCCGGTTCAAGCCGCTCGGCAAGTTCAAGGACGCTGTCAACAGCTGATCCAGTCCCCGCTGCCCACCCCCCCACCCCGGGACAGCGGACCCAGAGGCCCCCGCCGCCGGCACCCCAGCCGATGACGGGGGCCTCTCTTCGTGGGTGCCTCCTGCCCCCGCTCTGCGGTACGGCCTGTACCGTTGAACGTCGAAACGACCGGCAATGGGGCCTGTCGGGCCAGCCAACAGGCATCCTCCCGCCGCTGGGCGACTGCCTGTCACGGGCCCGGCCTCATCGACGGGCGCACAGGAGGACAGGGCATGAAGGACCTCGCTGAGAGCCCCGACAACACGATGCAGCTCTCGGAGGTGGCGTATCAGCTCCTCGAGGAGATCCTGCTGATCGGAGTCAACGGGGCCGGGCCGCTCGGATCGGCACGGACCGTGGCCGAAGAAGCCATGCGTCGCCACGACAGCAAGGACCGGGCGATCAGGTCACTCATCCGCATGCACGTGCAGCTTGCCGGCGCGCAAGGCTTCCTCACCAACCTCGGCGGATTCCTGACTCTTCCTGTGGCGCTGCCCGCAAACATCGGTGCCTGCTACATCCTGCAGACACGCCTGGCCGCATCCATCGCAATCGTCCA
This genomic window from Euzebya pacifica contains:
- a CDS encoding HU family DNA-binding protein; translation: MNKSELVDRIASGTDMSKADASAALDATIDAIVEAVAAGDAVKIPGFGNFDVRENAARKGRNPATGEEMDIAASKTPRFKPLGKFKDAVNS